The following coding sequences are from one Collimonas arenae window:
- a CDS encoding acetate/propionate family kinase: MNMPPLQPAGSGFILVLNCGSSSIKFALFDTSPAVLARQADWKGKVDGIGGKPSYIESGTESAPLALGTVQPYHDALMHIRERVALHLGARRLCAVAHRVVHGGSKYSAPTRIDAEVLADLKNYIPLAPLHQPFALEAIEVLLSSQPGLLQVACFDTAFHHTLPHVEQMLPLPHALWERGLRRYGFHGLSYEYMSVVLEERFGAASHGRVIAAHLGSGASLCAMRALRSVGTTMGFSALDGLMMGTRCGALDPGAVLYLMEIEKLSLEQVAHLLYHESGLLGVSGFSSDPPVLFAQEQRQDAVGDRVRAALDLYVRRIVREIGALAAVLGGLDLLVFTAGIGEHSAEIRSRVCRDLAFLGVGLDQESNQRNAPFISLVDSRVTVAVEPTNEEWIAARHTLAILRSS; the protein is encoded by the coding sequence ATGAATATGCCACCACTCCAACCGGCCGGTTCCGGATTCATCCTGGTGCTCAATTGCGGCTCGTCCAGCATCAAGTTCGCTCTGTTCGACACTAGCCCAGCGGTGCTGGCGCGGCAGGCCGACTGGAAAGGCAAAGTCGACGGCATAGGCGGCAAGCCAAGCTATATCGAATCCGGTACGGAATCGGCGCCGCTGGCGCTGGGCACGGTGCAGCCTTATCACGACGCGCTGATGCATATCCGCGAGCGGGTAGCCCTTCACCTTGGCGCTCGTCGCCTGTGTGCGGTTGCCCATCGCGTGGTGCATGGCGGCAGCAAGTATTCCGCGCCGACCAGGATTGACGCGGAAGTGCTGGCGGACCTGAAGAATTACATTCCGCTGGCGCCCCTGCATCAGCCGTTTGCGCTGGAAGCCATCGAGGTATTGCTGTCCAGTCAACCTGGATTGCTGCAGGTTGCCTGTTTTGACACGGCCTTCCATCACACCCTTCCCCATGTCGAGCAAATGTTGCCATTGCCCCATGCCTTATGGGAGCGCGGCTTGCGGCGCTACGGATTTCATGGTCTTTCATATGAATACATGTCGGTAGTGTTGGAGGAGCGCTTTGGCGCGGCATCTCACGGTCGCGTGATCGCGGCCCACTTGGGCAGCGGTGCCAGTCTGTGTGCGATGAGAGCGTTGCGCAGCGTCGGCACGACTATGGGATTTTCGGCGTTGGACGGGCTGATGATGGGCACCCGTTGTGGCGCACTCGATCCGGGTGCTGTGCTCTATCTGATGGAAATCGAGAAATTGAGCCTGGAACAGGTGGCGCACCTGCTGTACCACGAATCAGGTTTGCTCGGCGTTTCCGGCTTCTCCTCGGATCCTCCCGTCCTATTTGCACAGGAGCAGCGACAGGATGCCGTCGGCGATCGTGTGCGCGCTGCGCTTGATTTGTACGTGCGGCGCATCGTCCGTGAGATCGGTGCACTTGCCGCCGTATTGGGCGGCCTCGATTTGCTGGTATTTACCGCTGGCATCGGCGAACACAGCGCCGAGATCCGCAGCCGCGTATGTCGGGACCTGGCGTTCCTGGGGGTGGGCCTGGATCAGGAGAGCAATCAACGCAATGCGCCATTCATCTCCCTTGTTGACAGTCGGGTCACAGTCGCTGTCGAACCCACCAACGAAGAATGGATCGCAGCCCGGCATACGTTAGCTATCCTCCGGTCTAGCTGA
- the adhP gene encoding alcohol dehydrogenase AdhP — translation MTNRMQAAVVEQFGKPLVIQECDIPVAGPGQILVKTEACGVCHTDLHAAHGDWPLKPGLPFIPGHEGIGLVVAVGAGVTTVKEGDRVGVPWLYSACGHCEYCLSAHETVCPEAQFGGYTKNGGFAEYILADANYVAHIPAGLAAVDAAPIICAGVTSYKGIKETDVKPGDWIAISGIGGLGNLAIQYAKVMGLHVCAIDIDDGKLALAKALGADLTINARAGDAIAAMREATGGGAHGVLITAPSLSAFQQGVAMTRKCGTCVLVGLPPGEFPFPLFDVVANCITVRGSFVGTRQDMAEALAFAAEGKVKAQIELLPLSAINRVFERLEHGDVASRVVIDFRKH, via the coding sequence ATGACTAACAGAATGCAAGCCGCCGTTGTCGAGCAATTCGGCAAGCCATTAGTGATTCAGGAATGCGACATTCCTGTCGCCGGACCCGGCCAGATACTGGTCAAGACCGAAGCCTGCGGCGTATGCCACACCGATCTGCATGCCGCCCATGGCGATTGGCCGCTAAAACCTGGATTGCCGTTCATTCCTGGACATGAAGGCATCGGCCTGGTTGTCGCCGTAGGAGCTGGCGTGACCACCGTAAAGGAGGGTGATCGGGTCGGCGTGCCTTGGCTCTATTCAGCCTGCGGCCATTGCGAGTATTGTCTTTCGGCGCATGAAACGGTATGCCCGGAAGCGCAGTTTGGCGGCTACACGAAGAATGGCGGCTTTGCCGAGTACATCCTGGCAGATGCCAACTATGTTGCCCATATCCCTGCGGGTTTAGCCGCGGTAGATGCGGCGCCGATTATCTGTGCCGGGGTAACTTCATATAAAGGCATCAAGGAAACCGACGTCAAGCCTGGTGACTGGATCGCAATTTCCGGAATCGGCGGTTTGGGAAACCTGGCCATCCAGTACGCGAAAGTGATGGGCTTGCACGTCTGCGCGATCGATATCGACGATGGCAAGCTGGCCTTGGCCAAAGCCCTGGGCGCCGATCTGACCATTAACGCGCGGGCCGGCGACGCAATAGCCGCCATGAGAGAGGCGACGGGTGGCGGCGCGCACGGTGTCCTGATCACGGCGCCCTCGCTTAGCGCGTTCCAGCAAGGAGTGGCCATGACGCGCAAATGCGGGACCTGCGTCCTGGTTGGGTTGCCGCCGGGTGAGTTTCCCTTTCCTTTGTTTGATGTAGTGGCGAATTGCATCACGGTGCGCGGTTCGTTCGTGGGCACGCGCCAGGACATGGCTGAAGCACTCGCCTTTGCAGCCGAAGGAAAAGTCAAGGCGCAAATCGAATTGCTGCCGTTGTCCGCCATCAATCGTGTTTTCGAACGACTGGAGCATGGCGACGTCGCTTCCCGCGTGGTGATTGATTTTCGCAAGCACTGA
- a CDS encoding bifunctional enoyl-CoA hydratase/phosphate acetyltransferase, protein MTDTSDASFHELRVLHNLTFDEIAVGDSASMERRLTTEDIQLFAVMSGDVNPQHLDPEFAAASRFHGVIAHGMWGASLISAVLGTRLPGPGTVYLGQTLRFLHPVRVGDTLTISVTVTARDPEKKQLSLQCSCVNQDGKIAIEGNAEVIAPSEKITYTRMTLPEVRVSSGDKVQRLLEHVKPLSAIRVAVVHPCDELSLSAALDAHQAGLIEPLLVAPRAKLEAVASDAGLDLAGITIEDVPHSHAAAARAAEMASKGEVEAIMKGSLHTDEMMEAVVATAAGLRTKRRISHCYLMQTAAYPRPFIITDAAINISPTLDEKADIVRNAIDLAHVIGVACPRVAILAAVETVNPHMPATLDAAILCKMAERGQITGALLDGPLAFDNAISVAAAKIKGIVSEVAGRADILVVPDLESGNMLAKQLEYLGDAASAGIVLGAKVPVILTSRADSRETRLASCAIALMLAHHYRSHPQ, encoded by the coding sequence ATGACCGATACCTCTGACGCCTCTTTCCACGAATTACGCGTACTCCACAATCTGACCTTCGATGAGATCGCTGTCGGCGACAGCGCCAGCATGGAGCGGCGCCTGACCACCGAAGACATTCAGCTGTTCGCTGTCATGTCCGGGGACGTCAATCCCCAGCATCTTGATCCGGAATTCGCCGCTGCCAGCCGATTCCATGGCGTGATCGCCCATGGCATGTGGGGAGCCTCGCTGATTTCAGCGGTGCTGGGCACGCGCCTGCCAGGGCCTGGCACTGTGTATTTGGGGCAGACTTTGCGATTCCTCCATCCTGTTCGGGTGGGAGATACGCTAACCATCAGTGTCACGGTCACTGCACGTGATCCTGAGAAAAAGCAGTTGAGTCTCCAGTGTTCATGCGTCAACCAGGATGGCAAGATCGCCATTGAAGGCAACGCCGAGGTGATTGCACCGAGCGAAAAAATCACCTACACCAGGATGACCTTGCCGGAAGTCCGCGTCAGCTCCGGCGACAAGGTGCAGCGCCTGCTGGAGCATGTGAAACCTTTAAGTGCGATTCGTGTGGCGGTAGTCCATCCATGCGATGAACTGAGTCTGTCGGCGGCGCTGGATGCGCATCAGGCTGGTCTGATCGAACCGCTGTTGGTAGCGCCGCGGGCAAAGCTTGAAGCGGTGGCAAGCGACGCCGGGCTGGACTTGGCAGGTATCACCATCGAAGATGTGCCGCACAGCCATGCCGCCGCCGCACGCGCCGCAGAAATGGCCAGTAAAGGCGAAGTCGAAGCGATCATGAAAGGCAGCCTGCATACCGACGAAATGATGGAAGCCGTCGTGGCCACAGCTGCCGGCCTGCGCACCAAGCGCCGCATCAGCCATTGCTATCTGATGCAAACGGCCGCTTACCCGCGGCCGTTCATCATCACGGACGCCGCCATTAACATTTCCCCGACACTGGATGAAAAAGCGGATATCGTGCGCAACGCCATTGATCTGGCACATGTGATTGGCGTAGCTTGTCCCCGCGTGGCGATCCTGGCGGCGGTGGAAACAGTCAATCCGCACATGCCGGCGACACTGGATGCAGCCATACTCTGCAAGATGGCCGAGCGCGGTCAGATTACCGGCGCCCTGCTGGACGGTCCTTTAGCTTTCGATAACGCGATCTCTGTTGCCGCCGCCAAAATCAAGGGCATTGTCTCGGAAGTCGCCGGTCGTGCCGATATTCTGGTGGTGCCAGACCTGGAAAGCGGCAACATGCTGGCCAAGCAACTCGAATATCTGGGCGATGCCGCCAGCGCCGGCATTGTGCTCGGCGCCAAGGTGCCGGTCATCCTGACCAGTCGCGCCGATTCGCGCGAAACCCGCCTTGCGTCTTGTGCCATCGCCTTGATGCTGGCCCACCATTACCGTAGCCATCCACAATGA
- a CDS encoding coproporphyrinogen III oxidase, producing the protein MNKSILSSMEEYGTGYVMYPAMKCFSTRFGVDDFLEAATHRRNIGPRYGLSLSLHMPPAASNFQPCPGFASQYRDCLDIYLAYLKREIGMLSALFSDMDPIEQLCVTVPASTCLSMDQCEGLMRQLRDSFNLAAGVSREYVFKIGVHAVSVAHVHALHVQGFNRLHLIAEDCTLDTAAEMLHDKKRIQPAAKTVELIKAAQVAGFRSVGVDFIYGCPGQNIMSVARNLSAVIAAAPDSVVLHGHIYLPLASGDMQLSDMDSRLAMFHRCVRQLNAAGYAYIGMNHFAKPEDEIAVAQRQGRLYRNLQGFSIHPESDAIGCGVAAIAAIGNSYSQNQTNLSAYYANIDAGLLPVGCGTHLTMDDLLRRFIIERLACNFELSLDFMEIAYPIIVFKEYFSEELAILRHMETDGLIRIDSERITVPPRGRLLIHVICKVFDRYQGALSDWQSHPRNSLA; encoded by the coding sequence TTGAACAAATCGATATTGTCGAGCATGGAAGAATATGGCACGGGTTACGTCATGTACCCCGCAATGAAGTGTTTTTCGACACGCTTTGGCGTCGATGATTTTCTTGAAGCAGCTACGCATCGCCGCAATATAGGGCCACGGTATGGGCTCTCGCTGTCTCTGCACATGCCTCCAGCAGCCAGCAATTTTCAGCCCTGTCCCGGCTTTGCCAGTCAGTATCGCGATTGCCTGGATATTTATCTTGCTTATCTGAAGCGCGAGATCGGCATGCTATCGGCATTGTTTAGCGATATGGACCCGATTGAACAACTGTGTGTCACAGTTCCCGCGTCAACCTGCCTAAGCATGGATCAGTGCGAAGGTCTGATGCGGCAGTTGCGCGACTCCTTCAATCTCGCGGCCGGCGTCAGCCGCGAATATGTGTTCAAGATCGGTGTACACGCCGTTTCAGTCGCACACGTTCACGCACTGCATGTGCAGGGTTTCAACCGGCTACACCTGATCGCAGAAGATTGTACGCTAGACACAGCAGCCGAGATGTTGCATGACAAAAAGCGGATTCAACCGGCTGCGAAGACGGTTGAACTGATCAAGGCTGCGCAGGTGGCGGGTTTTCGCTCTGTCGGCGTCGATTTCATTTATGGCTGTCCAGGTCAGAACATCATGTCCGTTGCGCGCAATTTGTCCGCTGTCATCGCTGCCGCGCCAGACAGCGTGGTGCTGCATGGCCATATCTACCTTCCACTCGCTTCAGGCGACATGCAACTGTCCGATATGGACAGCAGGCTGGCCATGTTTCATCGATGTGTTCGGCAACTGAATGCAGCAGGCTATGCGTACATAGGCATGAACCATTTCGCCAAGCCCGAGGATGAAATTGCGGTGGCCCAGCGGCAGGGGCGCTTGTATCGCAATTTACAGGGCTTCTCTATACACCCTGAGTCGGATGCGATTGGCTGCGGCGTGGCGGCCATTGCCGCCATAGGCAATTCCTATAGCCAAAACCAAACGAATCTGAGCGCCTATTACGCGAATATTGACGCCGGCTTGTTGCCCGTTGGGTGCGGCACGCACTTGACGATGGATGATCTGCTGCGCCGCTTCATCATCGAGCGGCTGGCCTGCAATTTCGAGCTGTCGCTCGATTTCATGGAAATCGCCTACCCAATCATTGTATTCAAAGAATATTTTTCCGAAGAACTGGCAATTCTTCGACACATGGAGACTGACGGCCTGATCAGGATTGATTCGGAAAGGATTACCGTCCCTCCCAGAGGCCGTCTATTGATACATGTCATCTGCAAGGTATTTGACCGTTATCAAGGGGCGCTATCAGATTGGCAATCACATCCCAGAAACAGCCTAGCGTGA
- a CDS encoding HlyD family secretion protein codes for MRNKIIFGLAIGGIIIGLVCAYILGIQHPAQTPVFKPVSSPYETAIYSNGIIESSQIAGQNINIFPEVAGAVSKVLVHEGQQVSAGTPLVTIDDTVQKATTEQLRLQSEATLSLLQELKAQPRKETLAIAKAQVDQAEANLKAARDQYDKRHASYEIDAKSVSKDVVDTAMDAVSQAATSLEVANRQYALTKAGSWIYDIANQQKQYEAANQAYLAANALLQKYVIKAQADGVILTVNASPGSYVSALGSYDSYTQGNDPLITMGTPQDYLAVRCYIDEILVSRLPAPAQIQAQMSIRGTDLKVPLEFVRIQPYVSPKIELSNQRQEKVDLRVLPVIFRFPKKGLDMVYPGQQVDVYIGKK; via the coding sequence ATGAGAAACAAGATCATCTTCGGATTGGCGATAGGCGGCATCATTATCGGCCTTGTGTGCGCGTATATCCTGGGCATTCAGCATCCCGCCCAGACGCCCGTGTTCAAGCCGGTCAGCAGCCCTTATGAGACTGCCATCTATTCTAATGGCATCATTGAGAGCAGCCAGATCGCCGGCCAGAACATCAATATCTTTCCGGAGGTTGCTGGAGCGGTCAGCAAGGTGCTGGTGCACGAAGGGCAACAGGTTTCTGCTGGCACGCCGCTGGTGACAATTGACGATACCGTACAGAAAGCGACCACCGAACAGCTGCGCCTGCAGTCGGAAGCGACTCTGAGCCTGCTGCAAGAATTGAAAGCGCAACCGCGCAAGGAAACGCTGGCGATTGCCAAAGCGCAGGTAGACCAGGCCGAGGCCAACCTCAAAGCAGCACGCGACCAATATGACAAACGCCACGCTTCCTACGAGATCGATGCGAAATCGGTTAGCAAGGATGTCGTCGATACCGCCATGGATGCAGTCAGCCAGGCTGCAACCAGCCTTGAAGTGGCGAACCGGCAGTACGCGTTGACCAAGGCTGGCAGCTGGATCTATGACATCGCCAACCAGCAGAAACAGTATGAGGCGGCGAACCAGGCGTACCTGGCGGCAAACGCCCTGTTGCAAAAATATGTCATCAAGGCACAGGCCGATGGTGTCATTCTTACCGTCAACGCCTCGCCCGGCAGCTATGTCTCGGCGCTAGGAAGCTATGACAGCTATACCCAGGGCAATGATCCGCTGATCACCATGGGGACACCGCAAGACTATCTTGCGGTACGCTGCTACATCGACGAAATCCTGGTTTCGCGTTTGCCTGCTCCCGCACAGATACAGGCGCAAATGTCGATTCGTGGCACTGATCTCAAGGTGCCGCTGGAATTCGTACGTATCCAGCCTTATGTATCGCCGAAAATCGAACTGTCCAATCAGCGCCAGGAAAAAGTCGACCTGCGCGTCTTGCCGGTCATTTTCCGCTTCCCGAAAAAAGGCCTCGACATGGTCTATCCCGGACAGCAGGTGGATGTCTATATTGGAAAAAAATGA
- a CDS encoding ABC transporter permease, which translates to MKHSGILRIGFKLLVNDKAKFSALLIGITFAVFLMVQMTAMFSGILNRAYSTVTNIGADIWIMDPAVNTPTGSVPMPDYLLDAVRSMNGVSYAVPLFIGGAQLRLGSGTNQSVTIVGLDDTSLFGRPALEKGNILDIYADNSFIVVDDVEFPKLENPKIGTSFELNDYRGVIVGIAKVNANGLNGVPTLYTTYNRAKQYIPSTRFTISYVLAQAKNDAAIPGIKQQVAKLGYVALTKNEFNKRISDYYTYQTGIGTNILLMTAISFIVGLSISGQTFYTFVLENVDKFGALKAIGAKGRELVYMILFMATFTSLTGYGLGIGLVTVVISIARSRIPNYAAMITFWNLELAFGMVLLIAGISSYFGVRKVLRIEPFDIFRG; encoded by the coding sequence ATGAAGCACAGCGGAATTTTACGGATCGGCTTCAAGTTGTTGGTCAACGACAAGGCCAAATTCTCCGCATTGCTGATCGGCATCACCTTCGCCGTGTTCCTGATGGTGCAGATGACCGCGATGTTTTCTGGGATTTTGAACCGCGCCTATTCGACCGTCACCAATATCGGTGCGGATATCTGGATCATGGACCCGGCCGTCAATACGCCGACCGGCTCCGTCCCCATGCCGGATTATCTGCTGGATGCGGTGCGTAGCATGAATGGCGTGAGCTATGCCGTGCCGCTGTTTATCGGCGGCGCCCAGCTTAGGCTTGGCAGCGGCACTAATCAATCGGTCACCATCGTCGGCTTGGACGACACGAGCCTGTTTGGTCGCCCGGCGCTGGAGAAAGGCAACATCCTGGATATCTACGCGGATAATTCTTTCATCGTTGTCGATGATGTTGAATTTCCCAAACTCGAAAATCCGAAAATCGGCACGTCGTTTGAACTGAATGACTATCGCGGTGTGATCGTCGGGATTGCCAAGGTCAATGCGAATGGCTTGAATGGCGTACCGACACTGTACACAACCTATAATCGCGCCAAACAATACATCCCTTCCACACGCTTCACTATCTCCTACGTGCTGGCACAGGCGAAGAATGATGCGGCGATTCCCGGCATCAAGCAGCAAGTGGCGAAACTGGGTTATGTCGCCCTGACCAAGAACGAGTTCAACAAACGGATATCCGACTATTACACCTATCAGACCGGTATTGGCACCAATATCCTGCTGATGACGGCGATCAGCTTTATTGTCGGGTTGTCGATCTCGGGCCAGACGTTTTATACCTTCGTGCTGGAGAATGTCGATAAATTCGGTGCCTTGAAGGCGATCGGTGCAAAAGGACGGGAGCTGGTCTACATGATACTTTTCATGGCCACTTTTACCTCATTGACTGGCTACGGATTGGGCATTGGCCTGGTGACCGTGGTGATTTCGATCGCGCGCAGCAGGATTCCGAACTATGCCGCAATGATCACTTTCTGGAATCTCGAACTGGCGTTCGGGATGGTGCTGCTGATCGCCGGTATTTCCAGCTATTTCGGTGTGCGCAAAGTCCTGAGGATCGAGCCCTTCGATATTTTCAGGGGATAG
- a CDS encoding L,D-transpeptidase family protein, producing the protein MTWFGKRTSAADRREWRPRIGILWIVVLLSGHGWNAFADERLPWFENGRPTIDAIQAVQILQSADQDGLDPDDYQASALARIVDDARRGTRQSSESESEHSALMTQAMEQFISDLHFGRLDPRDLYPSFKVPPKQLDPAAYLRQALAGHALAPAIRNVAPQLPLYANLRQTLANYRELAKLPAMQQRLPQLPANKLAPGQSYAGVDLLAQKLLALGDMAIAETAGADYKGAVVDGVKAFQIRHGLGGDGIIGKGTFTELNTPLAERIHQIELTLERLRWTPLLMSDRMIVVNIPEFVLRAYGTKDGAPGISMNVIVGQALNRQTPLIVENLRYIEFSPYWNIPTSIAKAEVLPRLHRDPAYFNQQGLEFVGKEGQVVTELSSANLDAVMRGTMRIRQRPGPANALGDIKFIFPNNDDIYLHHTPAVALFARQRRDFSHGCIRVEDPVALAKFVLQDQPEWTEQRIRSAMDRGKSATLRLKEPLPVVIAYATVIVKKDHKVYFFNDIYGNDKILDAALRKQGSSRRSARQKALSLPN; encoded by the coding sequence ATGACCTGGTTTGGCAAGAGGACGAGTGCCGCGGATCGTCGTGAATGGCGCCCAAGAATTGGCATCTTATGGATTGTTGTCCTGTTGTCCGGGCATGGCTGGAATGCATTTGCCGATGAGCGCCTGCCCTGGTTTGAGAATGGCCGTCCAACGATCGATGCAATCCAGGCCGTCCAGATACTGCAGTCCGCGGACCAGGACGGACTCGATCCGGACGACTATCAGGCGAGCGCTCTGGCGCGTATCGTCGATGATGCCAGGCGCGGAACGCGCCAGTCCAGTGAAAGCGAGAGCGAACATTCGGCATTAATGACGCAGGCAATGGAGCAATTTATCTCTGACCTGCATTTCGGCCGCTTGGATCCGCGCGACCTCTATCCCTCCTTCAAGGTGCCTCCGAAGCAGCTGGATCCCGCTGCCTATCTGCGCCAAGCCCTGGCCGGCCATGCCTTGGCGCCGGCCATTCGCAACGTTGCGCCACAGCTGCCGCTCTATGCCAATTTGCGGCAAACCCTGGCGAATTATCGCGAGCTGGCCAAACTCCCGGCTATGCAGCAACGATTACCGCAACTCCCCGCAAACAAGCTAGCTCCCGGCCAATCGTATGCGGGTGTCGATCTGCTTGCGCAAAAACTGTTGGCATTGGGGGACATGGCTATTGCAGAGACGGCCGGCGCCGACTATAAGGGGGCCGTGGTCGATGGAGTCAAGGCGTTTCAAATCCGGCATGGCTTAGGTGGGGACGGCATAATCGGCAAGGGCACTTTTACGGAACTGAATACGCCACTTGCGGAGCGCATACACCAAATTGAGTTGACTCTAGAGCGCCTGCGATGGACGCCGCTTCTGATGAGTGATCGCATGATCGTGGTGAACATCCCGGAGTTTGTCTTGCGCGCCTACGGAACCAAGGATGGCGCCCCTGGAATCAGCATGAATGTCATTGTTGGACAGGCCCTGAACCGCCAGACGCCGCTGATCGTCGAAAACCTGCGATATATTGAATTTAGTCCGTACTGGAATATCCCGACGTCAATCGCCAAGGCAGAAGTGCTGCCGCGCCTGCACCGCGATCCTGCCTATTTCAATCAGCAGGGCCTTGAGTTCGTCGGCAAAGAGGGGCAAGTCGTCACCGAGCTGTCGTCGGCAAATCTCGATGCGGTGATGCGAGGAACAATGCGGATTCGTCAACGGCCCGGCCCCGCCAATGCGCTGGGTGATATCAAGTTCATCTTCCCCAACAATGATGACATTTACCTGCATCACACTCCCGCGGTAGCGCTGTTCGCCCGCCAACGGCGTGATTTCAGCCATGGTTGCATTCGTGTGGAAGATCCGGTGGCGCTGGCAAAATTTGTCCTGCAAGACCAGCCGGAATGGACCGAACAGCGCATACGCAGCGCCATGGACCGCGGGAAATCGGCGACCCTGCGCCTGAAAGAGCCGCTGCCGGTAGTCATCGCCTATGCGACCGTGATTGTGAAGAAAGACCACAAGGTCTATTTTTTTAACGATATTTACGGCAACGATAAAATTCTTGATGCAGCGCTCAGGAAACAGGGGTCGTCAAGGCGCAGTGCGCGCCAAAAAGCATTGTCCTTGCCGAATTGA
- a CDS encoding oleate hydratase: MNKKAYLVGGGIGSMAAAAFMIRDGKMNGSDITILEAASVPGGSLDGCGDPEQGYSMRGGRMLTFDNYECTWDLFKSIPSLTAKNKSVFEETIAFNESHKSNSKARLVDRWRAKIPVTSMGFSIKDRAELLQLSNADEGTLGNSTITDWLSPSFFETEFWYMWSTTFAFQPWHSAVEFKRYLHRFMLEFTRIETLGGVKRTIFNQYDSLVRPLRSWLETEGVHFVMDCTVTDFEHRIVDDMFVVSAIHCRRQGLDEMIEVGQNDLVFFQNGSMTDASSLGSMTTAPSSLSKRDSGGWALWEKLARGRPEFGNPAVFNSCIAQSSWESFTVTSKSLAFFNSMQEFTGNEAGTGGLVTFKDSNWLMSVVLPHQPHFPGQPEGVGVFWGYALFPDRVGNFVAKPMAECNGEEILRELCGHLRFDRDSLAQAICIPCRMPYITSMFMPRARGDRPLPVPQKSRNLAFISQFVEIEDDVVFTVEYSVRAAQTAVYQLLCVDRQVPAIKQHDKSLAVQFETLIKALR; this comes from the coding sequence ATGAACAAGAAGGCATATCTGGTGGGAGGCGGCATCGGCTCCATGGCAGCGGCAGCATTCATGATCCGCGACGGCAAGATGAACGGAAGCGATATCACCATCCTGGAGGCAGCTAGCGTTCCGGGCGGCAGCCTGGACGGATGCGGCGATCCGGAGCAGGGCTATTCCATGCGCGGCGGCCGCATGCTGACCTTTGACAACTATGAATGCACCTGGGATCTGTTCAAGTCGATTCCGTCGCTGACGGCGAAGAACAAGTCCGTTTTTGAGGAAACAATAGCATTCAACGAATCGCACAAGTCGAACTCGAAAGCGCGGCTGGTTGATCGATGGCGCGCAAAAATTCCGGTGACGTCAATGGGCTTTTCGATAAAGGACCGTGCCGAACTGCTGCAACTCAGCAATGCAGACGAAGGCACGTTGGGCAACAGCACAATCACCGATTGGCTGTCGCCGTCGTTCTTTGAGACCGAATTCTGGTACATGTGGTCAACCACGTTCGCTTTCCAGCCTTGGCACAGCGCGGTCGAATTCAAACGGTATCTGCATCGCTTCATGCTGGAATTCACGCGCATCGAAACGCTGGGCGGTGTCAAACGGACCATCTTCAATCAATACGATTCCCTGGTCCGCCCGCTGCGGAGCTGGCTGGAAACGGAAGGCGTTCATTTCGTCATGGATTGCACGGTGACCGATTTCGAGCACAGAATAGTCGACGACATGTTCGTGGTCAGCGCGATCCATTGTCGACGACAGGGTCTGGACGAGATGATCGAAGTCGGGCAAAACGACCTGGTTTTCTTTCAAAATGGCTCGATGACTGACGCCTCGAGCTTGGGGTCCATGACGACCGCACCGTCTTCGTTATCGAAGCGTGACAGCGGCGGCTGGGCACTGTGGGAAAAACTGGCGCGGGGCAGGCCGGAATTCGGGAATCCGGCGGTCTTCAATAGCTGTATCGCTCAGTCGTCATGGGAATCGTTCACGGTGACCTCAAAAAGCCTGGCGTTCTTCAATAGCATGCAGGAATTTACCGGCAACGAGGCGGGTACCGGCGGCCTGGTGACATTCAAGGATTCCAATTGGCTGATGTCGGTGGTGCTTCCGCATCAGCCGCATTTTCCTGGCCAGCCTGAAGGGGTAGGGGTATTCTGGGGTTATGCCCTGTTTCCGGACCGTGTGGGAAATTTTGTCGCCAAACCAATGGCAGAATGCAACGGCGAGGAAATCCTGCGCGAGCTGTGCGGGCATCTGCGCTTTGATCGCGACTCACTTGCCCAGGCAATCTGCATCCCATGCCGCATGCCATATATCACCAGCATGTTCATGCCGCGCGCGCGTGGCGACCGGCCATTGCCAGTCCCACAGAAATCAAGAAACCTGGCTTTCATCAGCCAGTTCGTTGAAATCGAAGATGATGTCGTTTTCACAGTCGAATATTCGGTACGCGCCGCACAAACGGCGGTCTACCAATTGCTCTGCGTCGATCGCCAGGTTCCCGCAATCAAGCAGCATGACAAATCGCTTGCTGTCCAATTCGAGACGTTGATCAAAGCGCTGCGATGA